The following proteins come from a genomic window of Hymenobacter sp. DG25B:
- a CDS encoding AI-2E family transporter translates to MDDSTPFARKTLTVIGLMVAVLGPLALLLYAFPVLFLVLAGVLIAIFLRGLSSRLSARTRMSEGWALVLVLVVLAGLIAGVSWWAGPAIAEQAQQLSRELPGAVASLRQQVAATSWGHELLGRLPDADTLSDGILGNQGSWLHRSLGVLSGVLGFVANLYVVLFIGLFITAQPGPYRAGLVLLVPRAGRARAGQVLDLLNEALFRWLGGKLFSMAVVGLLTALGLWALGVPLPMALALLAALFSFVPNFGPVLAMAPAALVALSNGPDQALYVVGLYVAVQAVESNLITPLVQKRLLSIPPALTLITQVVLGVFTGGLGLVLATPLLVILMVLTKTLYIHDVLGDPVPEQEMSGD, encoded by the coding sequence ATGGACGACTCTACCCCCTTTGCTCGCAAGACCCTTACCGTTATCGGTTTGATGGTAGCCGTGCTCGGGCCTTTGGCGCTGCTGCTGTACGCCTTTCCGGTATTATTCCTGGTACTGGCCGGGGTGTTGATAGCCATTTTCCTACGGGGGCTCAGCAGCCGGCTTAGTGCCCGCACCCGCATGTCGGAGGGGTGGGCCCTGGTCTTGGTGCTGGTGGTGCTGGCGGGCCTTATAGCAGGAGTAAGCTGGTGGGCCGGTCCTGCAATTGCCGAGCAGGCCCAACAGTTGAGCCGCGAATTGCCCGGGGCCGTGGCCTCGCTGCGCCAGCAGGTGGCTGCCACCTCCTGGGGCCACGAGTTGCTGGGCCGGCTGCCCGATGCGGATACACTCAGTGATGGAATCTTAGGTAATCAGGGTAGCTGGCTGCATCGCTCCCTGGGCGTGCTTTCCGGGGTGCTGGGCTTTGTTGCCAACCTGTATGTGGTCCTGTTTATCGGACTTTTCATTACGGCGCAGCCCGGGCCCTATAGGGCGGGCCTTGTGCTGCTGGTACCCCGGGCGGGGCGGGCACGGGCGGGGCAAGTGCTGGACCTGCTCAACGAGGCGCTGTTCCGGTGGCTGGGCGGTAAATTGTTTTCCATGGCCGTGGTGGGCTTGCTGACGGCTCTCGGCTTGTGGGCACTTGGAGTACCGCTGCCGATGGCACTGGCACTTTTAGCGGCTTTGTTTTCGTTTGTGCCCAACTTTGGGCCGGTGCTGGCCATGGCTCCGGCCGCCCTGGTGGCCCTGAGCAACGGCCCCGACCAGGCGCTTTATGTGGTAGGCCTTTACGTGGCGGTACAGGCGGTGGAAAGCAATTTGATTACGCCGCTGGTCCAGAAAAGGCTGCTCAGCATTCCGCCCGCTCTCACCCTCATCACCCAAGTGGTGCTGGGGGTGTTCACGGGAGGGCTCGGCCTGGTGCTGGCCACGCCTTTGCTGGTCATTCTCATGGTGTTAACCAAAACGCTCTACATCCACGATGTACTCGGCGACCCGGTGCCCGAGCAGGAAATGTCGGGAGATTAA
- a CDS encoding HelD family protein: MNATEQEEREYLEKMKEQLTLAVRRVDDAVRQFSDELRQKKQYIHEHQSGMDDADMVAAGQSINRMAFTGEGAVARKRKLLKLSQSPYFGRIDFAVQGKPAAPVYIGVHSFFDERRRQNLIYDWRAPISSLFYDYELGEASYPTPSGTIPGRIELKRQYRIRDGRLEFMLDSEVNIQDDVLQQELARSSDDKLKNIVATIQRDQNAVIRNEEATVMVIQGVAGSGKTSIALHRIAFLLYRYRETIAAKDILIISPNKVFADYISNVLPELGEEHIPELGMEELATDLLENRYSFQTFFEQVSMLLERPDPAFIERIRFKSSFEFLSQLNQYLIHIENNYFNVTELRVGQTIIPQAFIQQKFKAYHRVPMLKRFALVAEDVRAYLRDATRRKLTGQEKARIGEAVPRMFRLHNVLDLYRDFYRWMGKPELLKLDHRLHLEYADVFALIYLRLRLEGITAYDQVKHLLVDEMQDYTPVQYAVLSRLFSCRKTILGDVSQTVNPYSASSAETIERVFPQADVVKLYRSYRSTIEITAFAQRITPNPHILPLERHGQEPVLVPCHSQEEEQETIKQLISAFQSSGNHSLGIICKTLRQASQAYQALQAPGVHLLTEESTTFKEGVIITSAHLAKGLEFDEVIVPFASARHYKTEVDRSMLYVACTRAMHQLTLTYSGTITAFLSA; the protein is encoded by the coding sequence ATGAACGCCACGGAGCAGGAAGAAAGAGAGTATCTGGAGAAAATGAAGGAGCAGCTGACGCTGGCTGTTCGCCGGGTAGATGACGCCGTACGGCAGTTTTCCGACGAGCTGCGGCAGAAAAAGCAATATATCCATGAGCATCAGTCGGGTATGGACGACGCGGATATGGTGGCCGCCGGCCAGTCCATCAACCGCATGGCTTTTACCGGCGAAGGAGCCGTGGCCCGCAAACGCAAGCTCCTCAAGCTAAGCCAGTCGCCTTACTTTGGCCGCATTGATTTTGCCGTCCAGGGCAAGCCCGCTGCCCCGGTGTACATCGGGGTGCACTCCTTTTTTGACGAGCGGCGGCGCCAGAACCTGATTTACGACTGGCGGGCTCCTATCTCCTCCCTGTTCTACGACTACGAGCTGGGCGAGGCCTCCTACCCTACCCCTTCCGGCACCATTCCGGGCCGCATTGAGCTGAAACGGCAGTACCGGATCCGGGACGGCCGCCTTGAGTTCATGCTCGACAGCGAGGTGAACATTCAGGACGACGTGCTGCAACAGGAGCTGGCCCGCTCCTCCGACGACAAGCTGAAGAACATTGTGGCCACCATTCAGCGGGACCAGAATGCGGTAATCCGCAACGAGGAGGCCACGGTGATGGTCATTCAGGGCGTGGCCGGCTCGGGCAAAACCTCCATTGCCCTGCACCGCATTGCGTTTCTGCTGTACCGCTACCGGGAGACTATTGCGGCCAAAGACATTCTGATTATTTCGCCCAACAAAGTCTTTGCCGATTACATCTCCAACGTGCTGCCCGAGCTGGGGGAAGAGCACATTCCGGAGCTGGGCATGGAAGAGCTGGCCACCGACCTGCTGGAAAACCGGTACTCGTTCCAGACTTTCTTCGAGCAGGTTTCCATGCTGCTGGAACGCCCCGACCCGGCTTTCATTGAGCGCATCCGGTTTAAATCATCGTTTGAGTTCCTGAGCCAGCTGAATCAGTACCTGATTCATATTGAGAATAATTACTTCAATGTAACTGAGCTGCGGGTGGGGCAAACCATTATCCCCCAGGCTTTTATTCAGCAGAAATTCAAAGCCTATCATCGGGTTCCGATGTTAAAACGCTTTGCGCTGGTGGCCGAGGATGTTCGCGCCTACCTGCGCGACGCCACCCGCCGCAAGCTGACTGGGCAGGAGAAAGCCCGCATCGGGGAAGCTGTTCCGCGCATGTTCCGGCTGCATAATGTGCTGGACCTCTACCGGGATTTTTACCGCTGGATGGGTAAACCCGAGCTGCTGAAGCTCGACCACCGCCTGCACCTGGAGTACGCGGATGTGTTTGCCCTGATTTACCTGCGCCTGCGCCTGGAAGGCATCACGGCTTATGATCAGGTAAAGCATTTGCTGGTGGATGAGATGCAGGACTACACCCCGGTGCAGTATGCCGTGTTGTCCCGCTTATTTTCCTGCCGGAAGACCATTCTGGGTGATGTAAGCCAGACGGTAAATCCGTACAGCGCCTCCTCGGCCGAAACCATTGAACGGGTGTTTCCGCAGGCCGATGTGGTGAAGCTCTACCGCAGCTACCGCTCCACCATAGAAATTACAGCCTTCGCGCAGCGCATCACGCCTAATCCGCATATCCTTCCGCTGGAAAGGCATGGGCAGGAACCTGTTCTGGTGCCATGCCACAGCCAGGAAGAGGAGCAGGAAACCATCAAACAGCTGATTTCCGCTTTCCAAAGCTCCGGCAATCATTCCTTGGGCATCATCTGCAAAACCCTGCGGCAGGCCAGTCAGGCGTATCAGGCGCTGCAGGCCCCGGGCGTGCATTTGCTCACGGAGGAGTCCACCACCTTCAAAGAAGGGGTTATTATCACCTCGGCTCATCTGGCAAAGGGGCTGGAATTTGATGAGGTGATTGTGCCTTTTGCCTCGGCCCGGCATTACAAAACGGAGGTGGACCGGAGCATGCTTTATGTAGCGTGCACCCGGGCCATGCACCAACTCACGCTCACATATTCCGGCACCATCACCGCTTTCCTGTCTGCTTGA
- a CDS encoding DUF421 domain-containing protein, producing MEQAFFSSWTSIARILLVGVAAYAGLVVLLRVSGKRTLTKMNAFDLVVTVALGSTLATVLLTKSVALTDGLTAFALLIFLQFVLTWLSIRSRAVSRLVKSEPALLVYQGQFLPAALKEERITEDEVLASLRAHGLASIADAGAVVLETNGELSVLRHAGVGPDSVLRGVAGA from the coding sequence ATGGAACAAGCCTTCTTTTCTTCCTGGACCAGCATTGCGCGCATTCTGCTCGTTGGGGTAGCGGCCTATGCCGGATTGGTTGTGCTGCTGCGCGTGTCGGGCAAGCGCACACTGACCAAAATGAATGCTTTTGACCTGGTCGTGACGGTAGCCCTCGGCTCTACCCTGGCTACGGTACTGCTCACTAAGAGTGTGGCCCTGACCGACGGCCTGACGGCATTTGCGCTGCTCATTTTTTTGCAATTTGTCCTGACCTGGCTTTCCATTCGCTCCCGGGCTGTGAGCCGGTTGGTGAAGTCGGAGCCCGCACTGCTGGTTTATCAGGGGCAGTTTCTGCCGGCTGCGCTCAAGGAGGAGCGGATAACGGAAGACGAAGTACTGGCAAGCCTGCGGGCTCACGGCCTGGCTAGCATCGCCGATGCCGGGGCGGTGGTGCTGGAGACAAACGGTGAGCTGAGCGTGCTTCGGCACGCGGGCGTGGGCCCGGATTCCGTGTTACGGGGCGTGGCGGGGGCCTGA
- a CDS encoding ABC transporter ATP-binding protein translates to MDTPALEARQIIKYFDDPVRVQVLHGLTFALGRGELAAVVGKSGCGKSTLLYILSTMDTAYEGELLIDGVLMRGKKEAELARVRNEQIGFVFQFHYLLNEFTVLRNVMLPGEKLGRLASEEIEHRAYEKLKILGIENEALKKPNQLSGGEKQRVAIARALINDPLIIMGDEPTGNLDKKNGEVVFDIFQELAETYHQALLIVTHDSEFAAKTHRIIEMEDGRIVRQGLAPGH, encoded by the coding sequence ATGGATACGCCTGCCCTGGAAGCCCGGCAGATTATCAAGTACTTCGACGACCCCGTGCGGGTGCAGGTGTTGCACGGCCTCACGTTTGCGCTGGGCAGGGGCGAGCTGGCGGCCGTGGTGGGCAAGTCGGGCTGCGGTAAATCAACGCTGCTCTACATTCTCTCCACCATGGACACGGCCTATGAGGGCGAGCTGCTGATTGACGGCGTGCTTATGCGGGGCAAAAAAGAAGCGGAGCTGGCCCGGGTGCGCAACGAGCAAATTGGTTTCGTGTTTCAGTTTCATTACCTGCTCAATGAGTTTACGGTACTGCGCAACGTCATGCTGCCCGGCGAAAAGCTGGGCCGACTAGCGAGCGAGGAAATTGAGCACCGGGCCTACGAAAAGCTGAAAATCCTGGGCATCGAAAACGAGGCCCTTAAAAAGCCCAATCAGCTTTCGGGCGGCGAAAAGCAGCGCGTGGCAATTGCCCGGGCCCTGATAAACGACCCGCTCATCATCATGGGCGACGAGCCTACCGGCAACCTCGACAAGAAAAACGGCGAGGTGGTGTTCGATATTTTCCAGGAGCTGGCCGAAACCTACCACCAGGCTTTGCTCATCGTTACGCACGACAGCGAGTTTGCCGCTAAAACCCACCGCATTATCGAAATGGAAGATGGGCGTATTGTCAGGCAGGGTTTAGCCCCGGGCCACTAG
- a CDS encoding efflux RND transporter periplasmic adaptor subunit has translation MTLAGCQDKAERVKPVWSPISESVYAAGTVKSGRQYQAFATVGGVIQQVLVREGDTVHVGTPLLSIASDVQQLNQENAALAARYADVAANQSQLQEARERIALQRRTMLNDELQLTRQRRLWQQSIGTKLTLEQKELAYASSKTAYEAAVLSYQTLKKQLDFAAAQARNNLRIARQQAGDFILRSKIDGTVYQLYREKGEAVTPQTPLALLGDARHFVLEMQVDESDIIKIRPGQLVLVTMDSYKGQVFRARVTSISPMMSTGSRTFEVDAAFLQPPPVLYPFVSFEANIVLQTKPKALLIPRRLLVDDSTVRRADGKLVRVKTGLRDYQMVEILAGLTPADELTAPTK, from the coding sequence ATGACGCTGGCTGGCTGCCAGGACAAGGCGGAGCGGGTAAAACCGGTATGGTCGCCTATTTCGGAGTCGGTGTACGCGGCCGGCACCGTTAAAAGCGGACGGCAGTACCAGGCGTTTGCCACCGTGGGCGGTGTTATTCAGCAGGTGCTGGTGCGCGAGGGCGACACGGTGCATGTGGGCACGCCGCTGCTGTCTATTGCCAGCGACGTGCAGCAGCTCAACCAGGAAAATGCTGCCCTGGCCGCCCGCTACGCCGATGTGGCCGCCAACCAAAGCCAGCTGCAGGAAGCGCGGGAGCGTATTGCGCTGCAGCGCCGCACCATGCTCAACGACGAACTGCAGCTCACCCGGCAGCGCCGGCTCTGGCAGCAGTCCATCGGCACCAAACTTACGCTCGAGCAAAAGGAACTGGCCTACGCCAGCTCTAAAACGGCCTACGAAGCAGCCGTACTCAGTTACCAGACGCTCAAAAAGCAGCTTGATTTTGCCGCCGCGCAGGCGCGCAACAACCTTCGGATTGCCCGGCAGCAGGCCGGCGACTTTATCCTGCGCAGCAAAATTGATGGCACCGTGTACCAGCTCTACCGCGAAAAAGGCGAGGCCGTGACCCCGCAAACGCCGCTGGCACTGCTGGGAGATGCCCGCCACTTTGTGCTCGAAATGCAGGTGGATGAGTCCGATATCATAAAAATTCGCCCCGGCCAGCTGGTGCTCGTTACGATGGACAGCTACAAAGGCCAGGTGTTCAGGGCCAGGGTCACCTCCATTTCGCCGATGATGAGCACCGGCAGCCGCACGTTTGAGGTAGATGCGGCCTTCCTGCAGCCCCCGCCGGTGCTGTATCCGTTCGTCAGCTTCGAGGCCAACATCGTGCTGCAAACCAAGCCCAAAGCCCTGCTCATTCCGCGCCGCCTGCTGGTCGATGACTCCACGGTGCGACGCGCCGACGGTAAGCTGGTGCGGGTGAAAACCGGCCTGCGCGACTACCAGATGGTAGAAATTTTGGCGGGCCTAACGCCCGCCGACGAACTCACAGCCCCCACGAAATGA
- a CDS encoding ABC transporter permease — MKLPLLYDVALSLLLARWRQTLVAAIGVTFSITMFIALLSFMSGLNQLLDGLVLNRTPHVRLYNEVKPAPQQPVDRYTAGRKQHNFIRSIKPSDELPRIHNVAAIIAALRHDPRVRGVAPKTQAQVFYNVGTINLTGTISGIEVEQEDRLFAFGDYVVAGNPLSLKTVANSIILGKAAADLMLVTVGDIVQVTTVKGNRVQLKVVGLFQSGLLDIDKVQSYTSLATAQKLLGEANNYVTDVQVKLYDFTLAPRLAIEYAQRYEVQAMDIQTANSEFETGTFIRTLISYAVGITLLTVAGFGIFNILNMMIYEKLDTIAILKAVGFSGTDVRRLFVAVALAIGLSGGAVGLLCGFGLSALIARVPFHPASLPGVQTYPVHFDPVFYAIGAVFSLVTTYLAGFFPARKASQIDPVVIIRGK; from the coding sequence ATGAAACTGCCCCTGCTCTACGACGTGGCCCTGTCGTTGCTGCTGGCCCGCTGGCGGCAGACGCTGGTGGCGGCCATTGGGGTCACCTTCAGCATTACCATGTTCATTGCCCTGCTCAGTTTCATGTCGGGCCTCAACCAGCTGCTTGATGGGCTGGTGCTGAACCGAACGCCCCACGTGCGCCTCTACAACGAGGTGAAGCCCGCCCCCCAGCAGCCCGTGGACCGCTACACGGCTGGCCGTAAGCAGCACAACTTCATTCGCTCCATCAAACCCAGCGACGAGCTGCCGCGAATTCACAACGTGGCGGCCATCATCGCGGCGCTGCGCCACGACCCGCGCGTGCGCGGCGTGGCCCCCAAAACCCAGGCCCAGGTGTTCTACAATGTGGGCACCATCAACCTCACCGGCACCATCAGCGGCATTGAGGTGGAGCAGGAAGACCGCCTGTTTGCCTTCGGCGACTACGTGGTAGCCGGCAACCCGCTCAGCCTCAAAACGGTGGCCAACAGCATCATTCTCGGCAAAGCCGCCGCCGACCTCATGCTGGTAACCGTGGGCGACATTGTGCAGGTCACTACCGTAAAGGGGAACCGCGTGCAGCTGAAGGTGGTGGGCCTGTTCCAGTCGGGCCTGCTCGATATTGATAAAGTGCAGAGCTACACCTCGCTGGCCACCGCCCAGAAGCTGCTTGGCGAAGCCAACAATTACGTCACCGACGTGCAGGTGAAGCTCTACGATTTCACCTTAGCGCCCCGTCTCGCCATAGAATATGCGCAGCGGTACGAGGTACAGGCCATGGACATTCAAACGGCGAATTCGGAGTTCGAAACCGGCACTTTTATTCGCACGCTCATTTCGTATGCCGTGGGCATCACCCTGCTCACAGTGGCGGGCTTCGGGATTTTCAATATCCTGAACATGATGATTTACGAGAAACTGGACACTATTGCCATCCTTAAGGCCGTGGGGTTTTCGGGCACCGATGTGCGACGGCTGTTCGTGGCGGTGGCGCTGGCCATTGGGCTGTCAGGCGGGGCGGTGGGGCTGCTGTGTGGGTTCGGTCTCTCGGCGCTTATTGCGCGGGTACCGTTTCACCCGGCCTCGCTGCCCGGCGTGCAAACGTACCCGGTCCATTTCGACCCGGTTTTCTACGCCATCGGGGCGGTGTTCTCGCTCGTTACCACCTATCTGGCGGGTTTTTTCCCGGCCCGCAAGGCCAGTCAGATTGACCCGGTCGTCATCATCAGAGGCAAATAA